From Hippoglossus stenolepis isolate QCI-W04-F060 chromosome 6, HSTE1.2, whole genome shotgun sequence, a single genomic window includes:
- the dip2ba gene encoding disco-interacting protein 2 homolog B-A isoform X3, producing MADRGVDLSALPKEVRDQLAELDLELSEGDITQKGYEKKRAKLLASCIPHLPNVQLSPGHSADPSPSPEAPGPSTSSAARHHRAHRSGGARDDRYRSDIHTEAVQAALAKHKEEKMALPMPTKRRSAFVQSPIETCTPPDTSSASEDDGSLRRKAALSAVLAQSLQSPDYWINRSVQSSSTSSSASSTLSHGEPKTQPQPQPQPAISLLADVLAHTRIENSVPPDVTSSTPQERGSRVDLPPAVRGMSRGQSRSSMLDTADGKRKGVPVNSRVSTKIQQLLNTLKRPKRPPLSEFFLDDSEEIVEVPQPDPNTPKPEGRQIIPVKGEPLGVVSNWPPALQAALARWGATQAKSPALTALDITGKPLYTVTYGKLWSRSLKLAYTLLNKLGTKTEPVLQPGDRVALVYPNSDPGMFWVAFYGCLLAEVIPVPIEVPLSRQDAGSQQIGFLLGSCGVSLALTSEVCLKGLPKTPNGEIIQFKGWPRMKWVVTDTKYLTKPSKDWQPHIPTANTDTAYIEYKASKEGTVMGVAVSKISMLTHCQALTQACNYCEGETLVNVLDCKKDMGLWHGVLTSVMNRIHTISVPYAVMKACPMSWVQRVHIHKARVALVKCRDLHWAMMAHKDQRDTNLSSIRMLIVADGANPWSVSSCDAFLNVFQSHGLKPEVICPCATSPEALTVAIRRPGARGAPLPARAILSMGGLSHSVIRVNTEDKNSALTVQDVGHIMPGALMCIVKPDGPTQLCKTDEIGEIVINSRAGGTMYYGLPGVTKNTFEVIPVNQAGAPIGEIPFSRTGLLGFVGPGSLVFVVGKIEGLLMVSGRRHNADDLVATALAVEPVKTVYRGRIAVFSVTVFYDERIVIVAEQRPDASEEDSFQWMSRVLQAIDSIHQVGLYCLALVPANTLPKTPLGGIHICETKQNFLEGNLHPCNILMCPHTCVTNLPKPRQKQPVDVGPASMLVGNLVAGKRIAQATGRELGVVEDQDLIRKHQFLSEALQWRAQTDPDHVLYVLLNAKGVAVCTATCAQLHKRAEKITATIMERGGLNTGDNVVLLYPPGIDLIAAFYGCLYAGVIPVTVRPPHPQNLAATLPTVRMIIDVSKAACILTTQPLMRILRSREAAASVNIKTWPTIIDTDDLPRKRPPHIYKPPTAEMLAYLDFSVSTTGMLTGVKMSHAAVSTLCRSIKLQCELYSSRQIAICLDPYCGLGFVLWCLSSIYSGHQSILIPPLELESSLPLWLSTLSQYKIRDTFCSYSVMELCTKGLGTQTEMLKARGLNLSCVRSCVVIAEERPRLTLTQSFSKLFKDLGLSSRAVSTAFGSRVNLAIGLQGTAGPDPSTVYVDMKSLRHDRVRLVERGAPQSIPLMESGTILPGVRVIIVNPETRGPLGDSHLGEIWVNSPHSASGYYTIYGEESLQADHFNTRLSFGEPQTLWARTGYLGFIKRTELLDASGDRHDALFVVGSLDETLELRGLRYHPIDIETSVSRAHRSIAESAVFTWTNLLVVVAELGGSEQEALDLVPLVTNVVLEEHHLIVGVVVIVDPGVIPINSRGEKQRMHLRDSFLADQLDPIYVAYNM from the exons GTGACATCACGCAGAAGGGCTACGAGAAGAAGAGAGCCAAGCTGCTGGCCTCCTGCATCCCCCACTTGCCAA ATGTCCAGCTTTCCCCAGGCCACAGTGCGGACCCCAGCCCGAGTCCTGAGGCCCCAGGCCCCTCCACCTCTTCAGCTGCCAGACACCACCGTGCACATCGCAGTGGAGGGGCCAGAGACGACCGCTACAGATCAG ACATCCACACAGAGGCAGTGCAGGCAGCGCTGGCCAAACACAAAGAAGAGAAGATGGCGCTGCCCATGCCAACCAAGAGACGCTCAGCCTTTGTCCAGTCTCCCATAGAGACCTGCACACCTCCAG ACACATCTTCTGCATCAGAGGATGATGGCTCATTGCGCAGGAAGGCAGCTCTCAGTGCAGTGCTGGCCCAGAGCCTGCAGAGCCCTGACTACTGGATCAACCGTTCCGTCCAAAGCTCCTCCACGTCCTCGTccgcctcctccaccctctcccATGGAGAGCCCAAGACCCAACCACAGCCCCAGCCTCAACCTGCAATTTCCTTGTTGGCCGACGTACTGGCCCACACGCGCATAG aaaACAGTGTCCCCCCTGATGTGACATCCTCCACTCCCCAGGAGAGAGGATCCAGGGTTGACCTGCCTCCAGCGGTCAGGGGCATGAGCCGTGGACAGAGCCGCTCCAGCATGCTGGATACTGCTGATG gaaaaagaaaag GTGTGCCTGTCAATAGCAGGGTGTCCACTAAGATCCAGCAGCTGTTGAACACACTCAAACGGCCCAAAAGACCACCACTCAGTGAATTCTTCCTCGACGACTCTGAGGAAATTGTAGAAG TTCCTCAGCCGGATCCCAACACCCCGAAGCCGGAGGGACGTCAAATCATCCCTGTAAAGGGGGAGCCCCTTGGAGTGGTCAGTAACTGGCCTCCTGCCCTGCAGGCTGCTCTGGCCCGCTGGGGGGCCACCCAGGCCAAGAGTCCTGCCCTCACTGCTCTAGATATCACTGGCAAACCCCTCTACACAGTCACATACG GCAAACTATGGAGTCGCAGTCTGAAGCTGGCCTATACACTGCTGAATAAACTGGGCACCAAGACTGAGCCTGTCCTACAACCCGGAGATCGG gtggCGCTGGTGTATCCCAACAGTGACCCTGGAATGTTCTGGGTGGCTTTTTATGGCTGCCTTTTAGCTGAGGTCATCCCTGTGCCCATCGAGGTGCCACTGTCACGACAG GACGCTGGCAGTCAGCAGATCGGCTTCCTGTTGGGCAGCTGTGGTGTTAGTCTGGCGCTGACCAGTGAGGTGTGTCTCAAAGGGCTGCCCAAGACACCAAACGGAGAGATCATCCAGTTCAAAG GTTGGCCAAGGATGAAATGGGTTGTGACAGACACCAAGTACCTGACTAAACCATCCAAAGACTGGCAGCCGCACATCCCCACTGCCAACACAGACACCGCCTACATAGAG TACAAAGCCAGTAAAGAGGGAACAGTGATGGGAGTCGCCGTATCCAAGATCTCCATGTTGACCCACTGTCAAGCCCTGACCCAGGCCTGTAACTACTGTGAAG GGGAGACACTGGTCAACGTGTTGGACTGCAAGAAGGATATGGGCTTGTGGCATGGCGTCTTAACG AGTGTCATGAACAGAATCCACACCATCTCAGTGCCATATGCTGTCATGAAAGCCTGTCCTATGTCGTGGGTGCAGAGGGTCCACATTCACAAAG CACGTGTGGCCTTGGTGAAGTGCCGGGACCTCCACTGGGCCATGATGGCCCACAAGGAccagagagacaccaacttgTCTTCTATACGTATGCTTATTGTGGCTGATGGAGCAAACCCAT GGTCTGTGTCGTCATGTGATGCCTTCCTAAATGTGTTCCAGTCTCACGGTCTGAAACCTGAGGTCATTTGTCCATGTGCCACTTCTCCTGAGGCCTTAACTGTGGCCATACGCAG GCCTGGTGCACGAGGAGCTCCACTGCCAGCCAGAGCCATCCTGTCCATGGGTGGGCTGAGCCACAGCGTGATCAGGGTGAACACAGAGGACAAaaactctgctctcactgttcAGGATGTGGGCCACATTATGCCTGGAG ctctgaTGTGCATTGTGAAACCGGACGGGCCTACACAGCTGTGCAAGACGGATGAAATAGGAGAGATTGTGATCAACTCTCGGGCCGGAGGCACCATGTACTATGGCCTGCCTGGTGTCACCAAGAACACGTTTGAG GTGATCCCTGTCAACCAAGCTGGAGCACCCATTGGAGAAATTCCCTTCAGTCGAACGGGTCTGCTGGGATTTGTAGGACCG GGCAGTCTGGTCTTTGTTGTGGGGAAGATTGAGGGGCTGCTGATGGTGAGCGGGAGACGTCACAACGCAGACGACCTGGTGGCCACCGCGCTCGCAGTGGAACCTGTCAAAACAGTTTACAGGGGGAG GATCGCCGTGTTCTCAGTGACAGTGTTTTATGATGAGAGGATCGTGATTGTGGCAGAGCAGAGGCCTGATGCCAGTGAGGAGGACAGCTTCCAGTGGATGAGTCGAGTACTACAG GCCATCGACAGCATCCACCAGGTCGGCCTCTACTGCCTCGCTCTCGTTCCAGCCAACACCCTCCCCAAAACGCCGCTTGGAGGCATCCACATCTGTGAAACCAAGCAAAACTTTTTGGAGGGAAACCTGCACCCGTGTAATATCCTCATGTGCCCACACACCTGTGTTACCAATCTGCCCAAACCACGGCAGAAACAGCCAG TGGATGTGGGTCCAGCTTCTATGCTGGTTGGCAACCTGGTGGCAGGGAAACGTATCGCCCAGGCTACAGGCAGAGAGCTGGGTGTGGTGGAGGACCAGGATCTGATCCGAAAG CACCAGTTCTTGTCTGAAGCTCTGCAGTGGAGAGCCCAGACCGACCCAGACCACGTCCTGTATGTGCTGCTTAATGCCAAG GGGGTGGCAGTGTGCACAGCCACTTGTGCTCAGCTTCACAAGCGAGCAGAAAAAATCACAGCCACCATAATGGAGAGAGGAGGCCTCAACACAGGAGACAATGTGGTGCTGCTTTATCCCCCAG GTATTGACCTGATAGCTGCCTTCTATGGCTGTCTCTATGCGGGGGTCATCCCCGTGACAGTGAGGCCGCCTCACCCACAGAATCTGGCTGCTACTCTCCCCACCGTCCGCATGATCATCGAC GTGAGCAAAGCAGCCTGCATCCTCACCACTCAGCCTCTCATGAGGATCCTCAGGTCCAGGGAGGCTGCTGCCAGCGTCAACATCAAGACGTGGCCAACCATCATTGATACAG ATGACCTCCCCAGGAAGCGGCCTCCACACATCTATAAACCCCCCACAGCGGAGATGCTGGCCTACCTGGACTTCAGTGTGTCCACCACAGGCATGCTGACTGGAGTCAAG ATGTCTCATGCTGCGGTCAGTACTCTGTGCCGCTCCATTAAGCTGCAGTGTGAGCTCTACTCCTCACGACAAATAGCCATCTGTCTGGACCCGTACTGCGGCCTGGGCTTCGTCCTATGGTGCCTCTCCAg TATTTACTCAGGTCACCAGTCCATCCTTATCCCTCCCCTGGAGCTAGAGagctctctgcctctgtggctGAGCACGCTCAGTCAGTACAAGATCAGAGACACCTTCTGCTCCTACTCTGTCATGGAGCTGTGCACCAAAGGCCTCGGCACTCAGACAGAGATGCTGAAG GCGCGGGGTCTGAATCTGTCGTGCGTGCGGAGCTGCGTGGTGATAGCGGAGGAGCGGCCCCGTCTCACTCTCACTCAGTCCTTCTCCAAGCTCTTCAAGGACCTCGGCCTGTCGTCGCGCGCCGTCAGCACCGCTTTCGGCTCCAGGGTGAACTTGGCCATCGGCCTACAG GGCACTGCGGGACCAGACCCCTCCACCGTCTATGTTGACATGAAGTCTCTGCGTCACGACAG GGTGAGACTGGTGGAGCGAGGAGCGCCACAGAGTATTCCACTCATGGAGTCCGGCACC ATCCTACCGGGAGTGAGGGTCATCATCGTCAACCCAGAGACCAGAGGCCCGCTGGGAGATTCCCATCTTGGGGAG ATCTGGGTGAACAGTCCTCATAGCGCCAGCGGCTACTACACCATCTACGGGGAGGAGAGCCTGCAGGCCGATCACTTCAACACCAGGCTCAGCTTCGGGGAGCCCCAGACTCTGTGGGCCAGGACGGGCTACCTGGGCTTCATCAAGAGGACGGAGCTGCTGGATGCAagtggag ATCGTCATGATGCCTTGTTCGTGGTGGGCTCTCTTGATGAAACGTTGGAGTTGAGGGGGTTGCGTTATCACCCCATCGACATTGAGACGTCTGTGTCCCGAGCCCACCGCAGCATCGCAGAGAG tgctgtgtttacatggacCAACTTGCTGGTTGTGGTGGCGGAGCTGGGCGGCTCGGAGCAGGAGGCCTTGGACCTGGTGCCCCTCGTCACCAACGTGGTGCTGGAGGAGCACCACCTCATTGTTGGGGTGGTGGTCATCGTGGACCCCGGGGTGATCCCCATCAACTccagaggagagaagcagaggatgCACCTGCGGGACTCGTTCCTGGCCGACCAACTGGACCCCATCTACGTGGCCTACAACATGTGA